One part of the Rutidosis leptorrhynchoides isolate AG116_Rl617_1_P2 chromosome 1, CSIRO_AGI_Rlap_v1, whole genome shotgun sequence genome encodes these proteins:
- the LOC139858418 gene encoding uncharacterized protein, protein MAATMRKFSRLAATARTASSFSTAATVTTTRRHLILQTASYNSKNIPHSYTPQSHWLSSITTGHNSVISYSTATSAARHVDEKYVPNDVVLYQYQACPFCNKVKAFLEYYDIPYKIVEVNPMNKKEIKWSDYKKVPILKVDGEEMVNSSDIIDKMFQRLHPDSVSVDDETQKWLEWVDNHLVHVLSPNIYRSPSEALESFDYITTHGNFSFMDRVVAKYGGAAAMYFVSKKLKKRHNITDERKALYDAAETWVDALKGRQYLGGSEPNLGDLAVFGVLRPIRDLKSGKDMFENTRIGEWFTRMENQMKPNRGTNLPGA, encoded by the exons ATGGCAGCAACAATGAGAAAATTCAGTCGTCTCGCCGCCACCGCCCGCACGGCATCGTCTTTCTCCACCGCCGCCACCGTAACCACGACCCGCCGTCACCTAATTCTTCAAACGGCGTCGTATAACAGCAAAAATATCCCTCATTCATACACACCACAATCTCACTGGCTTTCATCGATCACTACCGGACACAACTCCGTTATTTCTTATTCAACCGCTACTTCAGCAGCGCGTCATGTTGATGAGAAATACGTACCTAACGACGTCGTTTTGTATCAGTACCAAGCTTGCCCTTTCTGTAATAAGGTTAAAG CGTTTCTTGAATATTATGACATTCCTTACAAGATAGTGGAGGTCAATCCCATGAACAAGAAAGAAATTAAATGGTCTGACTACAAGAAGGTGCCAATATTGAAGGTGGATGGTGAAGAAATGGTCAACTCTTCAG ATATTATTGATAAAATGTTTCAAAGGCTGCATCCTGACTCTGTCTCTGTGGATGATGAAACTCAGAAGTGGCTGGA GTGGGTAGATAATCATTTGGTGCATGTGTTGTCGCCAAATATATACAGAAGCCCATCTGAGGCTCTTGAATCATTTGATTATATCACCACCCATG GTAATTTTAGCTTTATGGATAGGGTGGTGGCAAAATATGGTGGGGCAGCAGCTATGTATTTTGTGTCAAAAAAACTGAAGAAGAGACATAACATTACTGATGAGCGTAAAGCTTTGTATGATGCTGCAGAGACATGGGTGGATGCTCTAAAAGGGAGACAATATCTTG GTGGATCAGAACCAAATTTGGGTGACCTAGCTGTGTTTGGTGTTCTGAGACCTATACGAGACCTAAAGTCCGGAAAGGATATGTTTGAAAACACACGTATTGGTGAATGGTTCACTAGGATGGAGAACCAAATGAAGCCCAATCGTGGCACGAATCTTCCAGGAGCTTGA
- the LOC139858429 gene encoding protein FREE1-like: MQQSDYTSTTPYYPNYPQNPNPNPLITTDLHHQPPLPYASAPPFATTTTSYHVPPPPTQSDYYPTAPSSYTPNPNPQFDSSHSPYQSQPPPFIPNSPYDHLNAAPNYTPPPPQNPIPVNNSSSFQYSPSLYNNNPVSPVSAPVSVYENSYETNYSGSYGRNVSDLGGGDYYGKRHDMGGADRYDGGGGGGYGEGVYAYQGGKVEPYGSRGTGSKSSTWKEQVMFDDFGRPIGLPGGNKDSKSVSSPKIVKAVPKVETREDVKGGVQKFRVKLLAESGGQSTMDVLCQIGLDGIRMLDPSTSRTLRIYSLDTITRCEVYDSSTFAFWSKSSVDIEPRRIRLQSNSYTTNTLLDTVTAATIQVKEMGGRSRPVDTVKVAEQSTEKKKGLGDWMNIIKPPNEEKDHWVPDEAVTKCTGCGGDFSAFNRKHHCRNCGDIFCDKCTHGRVALTSEDNAPQVRVCDRCMLEVTHRLSSAKDAAASRSSGLQSHEDLAKKLQEELERNHKSSSGSKSESSNRRMKEVACPTCTVHLQVQVPSSGSETIECGVCQHPFLVSAR; the protein is encoded by the exons ATGCAACAAAGCGACTACACATCAACAACGCCATACTACCCCAATTACCctcaaaaccctaaccctaatcccCTCATCACCACCGATCTCCACCACCAACCGCCGTTACCTTACGCCTCCGCACCTCCGttcgccaccaccaccacctcctaCCACGTCCCACCACCACCTACACAGTCTGATTATTACCCCACCGCTCCATCATCATACACTCCAAACCCTAATCCTCAATTCGATTCATCACATTCTCCTTATCAATCTCAACCACCGCCTTTTATTCCGAATTCGCCCTACGATCACCTTAACGCTGCCCCCAATTACACCCCTCCGCCGCCTCAGAATCCAATCCCGGTGAACAACAGTTCTTCATTTCAATACTCACCATCTTTGTATAATAATAACCCGGTTAGTCCTGTTTCAGCACCGGTTTCGGTTTACGAGAATTCGTATGAGACTAATTATAGTGGTAGTTATGGGAGGAATGTATCTGATTTAGGAGGTGGTGATTATTATGGGAAGAGACACGATATGGGCGGGGCCGATCgatatgatggtggtggtggtggtggttatggTGAGGGAGTGTATGCATATCAAGGGGGTAAAGTTGAGCCTTATGGATCAAGGGGGACTGGATCAAAGTCATCAACTTGGAAAGAACAAGTGATGTTTGATGATTTTGGGAGGCCGATTGGTTTACCGGGAGGTAATAAGGATTCGAAATCGGTGTCTTCACCTAAGATTGTGAAGGCTGTACCGAAGGTCGAAACGAGGGAAGATGTTAAAGGTGGGGTACAGAAGTTTAGGGTTAAGTTGTTGGCTGAAAGTGGTGGGCAGAGTACTATGGATGTTCTTTGTCAG ATTGGATTGGATGGAATCCGGATGCTTGATCCCTCTACCAGTCGGACTTTGAGAATATACTCTCTTGACACGATAACGAGATGTGAA GTGTATGATTCATCGACCTTTGCGTTTTGGTCCAAAAGTTCTGTAGATATTGAGCCGAGGCGTATACGACTGCAATCCAATAGTTACACAACAAACACATTATTAGACACGGTAACTGCTGCAACCATACAG GTTAAGGAGATGGGTGGTAGGAGCAGGCCTGTTGATACTGTAAAAGTTGCTGAGCAGTCAACTGAAAAGAAAAAAGGTTTGGGTGACTGGATGAACATAATCAAACCTCCAAACGAGGAGAAAGATCATTGG GTACCCGATGAAGCTGTTACAAAATGTACTGGATGCGGAGGAGACTTTAGTGCTTTCAATAGGAAG CATCATTGCCGAAACTGTGGAGATATTTTTTGTGACAAGTGCACTCATGGAAGAGTTGCTCTTACATCTGAAGACAATGCTCCTCAAGTTCGTGTTTGCGACCGTTGCATG TTGGAGGTTACTCACCGTTTGAGCAGTGCTAAGGACGCTGCTGCCAGCAGATCATCCGGATTGCAGTCTCATGAAGATCTTGCGAAGAAACTTCAG GAGGAGTTGGAAAGAAATCACAAATCATCATCAG GTTCCAAGTCGGAAAGCTCTAACAGGCGGATGAAAGAAGTTGCGTGTCCTACTTGTACTGTCCATTTACAG GTTCAAGTTCCTAGCTCAGGATCTGAGACCATAGAATGTGGAGTTTGCCAGCATCCATTTCTTGTAAGTGCGCGCTAA